A part of Micromonospora chersina genomic DNA contains:
- a CDS encoding RNA polymerase sigma factor, which translates to MTGELNEAVVAAQAGDEAAFRFLYRSLQPGLLRYLTALVGADAEDVASEAWLQISRDLPSFTGGEFRAWTVTIARNRAMDHLRRQRRRPALPVPVQALSELAGDADTAERAGETIGTESALALIASLPPREAEAVLLRAVIGLDAETAGRVLGRRAGAVRTAAHRGLRRLAGMLERADADESSDRAGGATPPRPRTGRGRQAPHAPKAEPADG; encoded by the coding sequence ATGACCGGTGAGCTGAACGAGGCGGTCGTCGCCGCGCAGGCGGGCGACGAGGCGGCGTTCCGCTTCCTCTACCGCAGCCTCCAGCCCGGCCTGCTCCGCTACCTCACCGCCCTGGTCGGCGCCGACGCCGAGGACGTGGCCTCGGAGGCGTGGCTCCAGATCTCCCGCGACCTGCCCAGCTTCACCGGCGGCGAGTTCCGCGCCTGGACGGTCACCATCGCCCGCAACCGGGCCATGGACCACCTGCGCCGGCAGCGCCGGCGGCCGGCCCTGCCGGTGCCCGTTCAGGCGCTCAGCGAACTGGCCGGCGACGCCGACACCGCCGAGCGGGCCGGCGAGACGATCGGCACCGAGAGCGCCCTGGCGCTGATCGCCAGCCTGCCGCCCCGCGAGGCGGAGGCGGTGCTGCTGCGCGCCGTGATCGGGCTCGACGCGGAGACCGCCGGGCGGGTGCTCGGCCGGCGGGCCGGCGCCGTGCGCACCGCCGCGCACCGGGGGCTGCGCCGGCTGGCCGGCATGCTGGAGCGTGCCGACGCCGACGAGTCGTCGGACCGGGCCGGGGGAGCGACGCCGCCCCGCCCCCGTACCGGCCGGGGACGGCAGGCGCCGCACGCGCCCAAGGCCGAGCCGGCGGACGGTTGA
- the egtD gene encoding L-histidine N(alpha)-methyltransferase, with amino-acid sequence MSAEPLEIHLEEQDLGRSLREDVRAGLTATPKWLPPKWFYDARGSALFEEITRLPEYYPTRAERAVLAAHADDIAAVTGAKTLIELGSGSSEKTRLLLDAFTRHGDLGTFVPLDVSVSALRQSTAQIAAAYPGLRVRGIVGDFTRHLDRLPTGGRRLVLFLGGTIGNLLPAERAEFLTAMRAALECGDWLLIGTDLVKDPSVIVPAYDDAAGVTAEFNRNVLRVINRELGADFDPAAFRHVAVWDPQREWIEMRLRAEHPARVHVLDLEVGFAAGEELRTEVSAKFRPEGIARELAAAGFVRQEFWTDPDGLFGVSLARAD; translated from the coding sequence ATGAGCGCGGAGCCGCTGGAGATCCACCTGGAGGAGCAGGACCTCGGCCGCAGTCTGCGGGAGGACGTGCGGGCCGGGCTGACGGCGACGCCGAAGTGGCTGCCACCGAAATGGTTCTACGACGCCCGGGGCAGCGCGCTCTTCGAGGAGATCACCCGGCTGCCGGAGTACTACCCGACCCGGGCCGAGCGGGCGGTGCTGGCCGCGCACGCCGACGACATCGCCGCGGTGACCGGCGCGAAGACGCTGATCGAGCTGGGCTCCGGCTCGTCGGAGAAGACCCGGCTGCTGCTGGACGCGTTCACCCGACACGGCGACCTGGGCACCTTCGTCCCGCTGGACGTCTCGGTCAGCGCGCTGCGCCAGTCCACCGCGCAGATCGCCGCCGCGTACCCGGGGCTGCGGGTGCGGGGCATCGTGGGCGACTTCACCCGGCACCTGGACCGGCTGCCCACCGGCGGCCGGCGGCTGGTGCTGTTCCTCGGCGGGACCATCGGCAACCTGCTGCCGGCGGAACGGGCGGAGTTCCTCACCGCGATGCGTGCGGCGCTGGAGTGCGGCGACTGGCTGCTGATCGGCACCGACCTGGTGAAGGACCCGTCGGTGATCGTCCCCGCCTACGACGACGCGGCCGGGGTGACCGCCGAGTTCAACCGGAACGTGCTCCGGGTGATCAACCGGGAGCTGGGGGCGGACTTCGACCCGGCGGCGTTCCGGCACGTGGCGGTCTGGGATCCGCAGCGCGAGTGGATCGAGATGCGGCTGCGCGCCGAGCATCCGGCCCGGGTCCACGTGCTGGACCTGGAGGTGGGGTTCGCCGCCGGCGAGGAACTGCGGACCGAGGTCTCGGCCAAGTTCCGCCCGGAGGGGATCGCCCGGGAACTGGCCGCGGCCGGGTTCGTCCGGCAGGAGTTCTGGACCGATCCGGACGGGCTGTTCGGGGTCAGCCTGGCCCGGGCCGACTGA
- the egtC gene encoding ergothioneine biosynthesis protein EgtC has product MCRHLAYLGPPVSLSSLLFDPPYGLLRQSWAPRDMRGGGTINADGFGVGWYPGDGDPVRYRRAQPMWSDTTLPDLAAVTVTGAVLAAVRSATVGMPLHETAAAPFAEGRWLFSHNGVVRGWPDSLVPLAAGLPVRDLLTLEVPTDSALLWALVRHRLRAGAAPGDALAETVAAVSAAAPGSRLNLLLTDGATVAASVAGHALSIRRTPDSVLLASEPFDDDPGWRAVPDGRLVVATAGGLDSRELTVA; this is encoded by the coding sequence ATGTGCCGACACCTGGCGTACCTCGGTCCGCCGGTCAGCCTCAGCAGCCTGCTCTTCGACCCGCCGTACGGGCTGCTGCGGCAGTCCTGGGCGCCGCGGGACATGCGCGGCGGCGGCACCATCAACGCCGACGGCTTCGGGGTCGGCTGGTACCCGGGCGACGGCGACCCGGTCCGCTACCGGCGGGCCCAGCCGATGTGGAGCGACACGACCCTGCCGGACCTGGCCGCCGTGACGGTCACCGGCGCGGTGCTGGCCGCCGTCCGGTCCGCCACGGTCGGCATGCCGCTGCACGAGACGGCGGCGGCGCCGTTCGCCGAGGGGCGCTGGCTGTTCAGCCACAACGGGGTGGTCCGGGGCTGGCCGGACAGCCTGGTGCCCCTCGCCGCCGGGCTGCCCGTCCGTGACCTGCTGACCCTGGAGGTGCCGACCGACTCGGCGCTGCTGTGGGCGCTGGTCCGGCATCGGCTGCGGGCCGGCGCGGCGCCCGGCGACGCCCTCGCCGAGACCGTCGCGGCGGTCTCCGCCGCCGCCCCGGGATCGCGGCTGAACCTGCTGCTCACCGACGGCGCCACCGTGGCGGCCAGCGTGGCCGGGCACGCGCTGTCGATACGCCGTACCCCGGACTCGGTGCTGCTGGCCTCCGAGCCCTTCGACGACGACCCCGGCTGGCGGGCGGTGCCGGACGGCCGGCTCGTCGTGGCCACCGCCGGAGGGCTGGACAGCCGGGAGCTGACGGTCGCCTGA
- a CDS encoding serine/threonine-protein kinase, translating to MLSSDVVLSGRYRLDDRVATGGMGDVWRATDLVLGRPVAVKVLLPALVSDPDFIARFRAEARIMASLRHPGVVQVFDCGEDELPDGGRADYLVMEFVAGEPLSRRIEAAGQLEVGETMSIVAQVAQALHAAHTRGIVHRDVKPSNLLVQDDGTVVLVDFGVARSTNVTSITSTNAVPGTALYMAPEQAAGRPVSGATDVYALGAVAYCCLTGSPPFTGDNPLQVAVRHLDDEPPELPVEIPQPVRDLVARALAKDPADRFPTAAAMAEAARTAGSEAPTAMVPVALRGATGSSRTRDDLTAATPGALVAPARRAGRRGTLVGAAAAVLVALTALGAALGAAKNAEAPATQIDSTVPAVAPSNSVADAAVTEAPPTEGGGRSYRPVGPTGRPSTSGSATPSGSPSTSVQPTPSSTPSTAPSAPTTAPSTTPPSTGTTTPSETTTTTTDPATGGEGGTDGGGAQPASGR from the coding sequence GTGCTGTCCTCAGACGTCGTACTCAGCGGTCGGTACCGCCTTGATGACCGTGTCGCCACCGGCGGCATGGGCGACGTCTGGCGTGCCACGGACCTGGTGCTCGGCCGTCCGGTCGCGGTGAAGGTCCTGCTGCCCGCACTGGTCTCCGACCCCGACTTCATCGCCCGCTTCCGTGCCGAGGCGCGGATCATGGCGTCGCTGCGCCACCCGGGCGTGGTCCAGGTCTTCGACTGCGGCGAGGACGAGCTGCCCGACGGCGGCCGGGCCGACTACCTGGTCATGGAGTTCGTGGCGGGCGAGCCGCTGTCGCGACGCATCGAGGCGGCCGGGCAGCTCGAGGTCGGCGAGACCATGTCCATCGTGGCGCAGGTGGCCCAGGCCCTGCACGCGGCGCACACCCGGGGCATCGTCCACCGTGACGTCAAGCCGAGCAACCTGCTCGTGCAGGACGACGGCACCGTGGTGCTCGTCGACTTCGGGGTGGCCCGGTCGACCAACGTGACCAGCATCACCAGCACGAACGCGGTGCCCGGCACCGCCCTCTACATGGCCCCCGAGCAGGCCGCCGGTCGTCCGGTCTCCGGCGCCACCGACGTCTACGCGCTCGGCGCGGTCGCCTACTGCTGCCTCACCGGCAGCCCGCCGTTCACCGGCGACAACCCGCTCCAGGTGGCGGTCCGGCACCTCGACGACGAGCCGCCGGAGCTGCCGGTGGAGATCCCGCAGCCGGTCCGCGACCTGGTGGCCCGGGCCCTGGCCAAGGACCCGGCGGACCGCTTCCCCACCGCGGCGGCGATGGCCGAGGCGGCTCGCACGGCCGGCTCGGAGGCGCCCACGGCGATGGTGCCGGTGGCGCTGCGCGGCGCGACCGGGTCGAGCCGCACCCGCGACGACCTGACCGCCGCCACCCCGGGGGCCCTGGTGGCCCCGGCCCGCCGGGCGGGTCGGCGCGGCACGCTTGTCGGCGCGGCGGCCGCCGTGCTGGTGGCGCTGACCGCGCTGGGAGCCGCGCTGGGCGCGGCGAAGAACGCCGAGGCGCCGGCCACCCAGATCGACTCGACGGTGCCGGCGGTTGCCCCGAGCAACTCGGTGGCGGACGCCGCGGTCACCGAGGCGCCCCCGACGGAGGGTGGCGGCCGAAGCTACCGGCCGGTGGGCCCGACCGGCCGGCCCTCGACCTCGGGCTCGGCGACGCCGAGCGGCTCCCCGAGCACGTCGGTCCAGCCGACCCCGTCGAGCACCCCGTCGACCGCGCCCAGCGCGCCGACGACCGCGCCGAGCACCACCCCGCCGTCGACGGGCACCACCACACCGAGCGAGACCACGACCACCACCACCGACCCCGCGACCGGCGGCGAGGGCGGCACGGACGGCGGCGGGGCCCAGCCCGCGTCCGGCCGCTGA
- the egtA gene encoding ergothioneine biosynthesis glutamate--cysteine ligase EgtA, translating into MVMSPELDRTTVLGDEAAARGHLARICFKTGPPTLTGVELEWTVHDAADPTRPVDRERLRRALGRHSPVTIDPTSPAAGLRRGGTVTVEPGGQVEISSAPRPSVAALILATEADTAELRALLDAAGLVLGRTGMDPWRPPRPVVETPRYRAMRCVFDRHGPAGRAMMYSTAGLQVCLDAGEPDRVAERWAAVHAVGPPLLAAFATADRHAGRRTGWASTRMAAWLAIDPARTRPVWSPARAHLDPVAAWTEYALAAPLLCLRGDGPDWTPPPGVTFADWLAGALPHPPSTDDLEYHLSTLFPPVRPRGYLEVRYLDAQPGREWTVPLAVLAALLADPATTRDALAVATPVADRWSVAARRGLTERPLAAAAAALFDLALAALPRLDLPAGIHDETSRAIRRRRAAAERGHR; encoded by the coding sequence GTGGTGATGTCGCCGGAGCTGGACCGGACCACCGTCCTGGGGGACGAGGCGGCGGCCCGCGGGCACCTGGCCAGGATCTGCTTCAAGACCGGGCCACCCACCCTGACCGGCGTCGAGCTGGAATGGACGGTGCACGACGCCGCGGACCCGACCCGCCCGGTCGACCGCGAGCGACTGCGCCGGGCGCTGGGACGGCACAGCCCCGTCACCATCGACCCCACCAGCCCGGCCGCCGGGCTCCGGCGCGGTGGCACCGTGACCGTGGAGCCGGGCGGGCAGGTGGAGATCTCCTCCGCGCCGCGACCCTCGGTCGCCGCGCTCATCCTGGCCACCGAGGCCGACACCGCCGAGCTGCGGGCCCTCCTGGACGCCGCCGGCCTCGTCCTGGGCCGCACCGGAATGGATCCCTGGCGCCCCCCGCGCCCCGTCGTGGAGACCCCGCGCTACCGGGCCATGCGCTGCGTCTTCGACCGGCACGGGCCCGCCGGACGAGCGATGATGTACAGCACCGCCGGGCTCCAGGTCTGCCTGGACGCGGGCGAGCCGGACCGGGTGGCCGAGCGGTGGGCCGCCGTCCACGCCGTCGGGCCGCCGCTGCTGGCCGCCTTCGCCACCGCCGACCGGCACGCCGGCCGGCGCACCGGCTGGGCCTCCACCCGGATGGCCGCCTGGCTGGCCATCGACCCGGCGCGCACCCGACCGGTCTGGTCACCGGCCCGCGCCCACCTCGACCCGGTGGCCGCCTGGACCGAGTACGCGCTCGCCGCGCCGCTGCTCTGCCTCCGCGGCGACGGTCCGGACTGGACCCCGCCACCGGGCGTCACGTTCGCCGACTGGCTGGCCGGGGCGCTGCCGCACCCGCCGAGCACCGACGACCTGGAATACCACCTCAGCACGCTCTTCCCGCCGGTGCGCCCGCGCGGCTACCTGGAGGTCCGCTACCTGGACGCCCAGCCCGGTCGGGAGTGGACGGTGCCGCTGGCGGTGCTCGCCGCGCTCCTCGCCGACCCCGCCACCACCCGGGACGCGCTGGCCGTGGCCACCCCGGTAGCCGACCGCTGGTCCGTGGCGGCCCGGCGGGGGCTGACGGAGCGACCGCTGGCCGCCGCCGCGGCGGCCCTGTTCGACCTGGCCCTGGCGGCCCTGCCCCGGCTGGACCTGCCGGCCGGGATCCACGACGAGACGAGCCGAGCGATCCGGCGGCGCCGCGCCGCCGCGGAGAGGGGACACCGGTGA
- the egtB gene encoding ergothioneine biosynthesis protein EgtB — translation MTTTDRPATEGEQLRSRIAAELERTRARTALLTDAVDDDDLVRQHSTLMSPLVWDLAHVGNQEELWLVRDVGGREPVRRDIDDLYDAFKQPRKDRPALPLLPPAEARAYVRTVRDKVYDLLDGIRFTERRLVEDGFAFGMIVQHEQQHDETMLATHQLRAGGPVLDAAPPPEPRVRVGGEVLVPAGPFTMGTSTDPWALDNERPAHTVDLPAYAIDAAPVTNGQYRAFIADGGYDEPRWWSEAGWRHRVEAGLSAPMHWRRDGDGWAYRRFGRWSPVRDDEPVVHVCFHEAAAYAAWAGKRLPTEAEWEKAARWDPATGRSRRYPWGDEDPTGAHANLGQRHLWPAPVGAYPDGASPLGVHQLIGDVWEWTSTPFRGHPGFVAFPYPEYSEVFFGDDHRVLRGGSFGTDRSACRGTFRNWDYPIRRQIFSGFRCARDARPEEAA, via the coding sequence GTGACCACGACCGACCGGCCGGCCACGGAGGGCGAGCAGTTGCGCAGCCGGATCGCGGCCGAGTTGGAGCGCACCCGCGCCCGGACCGCGCTGCTGACCGACGCGGTGGACGACGACGACCTGGTGCGGCAGCACTCCACGCTGATGTCCCCGCTGGTCTGGGACCTGGCGCACGTGGGCAACCAGGAGGAGCTGTGGCTGGTCCGCGACGTCGGCGGGCGCGAGCCGGTGCGCCGCGACATCGACGACCTGTACGACGCCTTCAAGCAGCCCCGCAAGGACCGCCCGGCGCTGCCGCTGCTGCCCCCCGCGGAGGCACGGGCGTACGTGCGCACCGTCCGGGACAAGGTGTACGACCTGCTGGACGGGATCCGGTTCACCGAGCGGAGGCTGGTCGAGGACGGCTTCGCGTTCGGCATGATCGTCCAGCACGAGCAGCAGCACGACGAGACCATGCTCGCCACCCACCAGCTGCGCGCCGGTGGCCCCGTGCTGGACGCCGCGCCGCCGCCCGAGCCGCGGGTCCGGGTCGGCGGCGAGGTGCTGGTGCCGGCCGGGCCGTTCACCATGGGCACCTCCACCGACCCGTGGGCGCTGGACAACGAGCGCCCCGCGCACACCGTCGACCTGCCGGCGTACGCCATCGACGCCGCGCCGGTCACCAACGGGCAGTACCGCGCCTTCATCGCCGACGGCGGCTACGACGAGCCCCGCTGGTGGAGCGAGGCCGGCTGGCGGCACCGGGTCGAGGCCGGGCTGAGCGCCCCGATGCACTGGCGGCGGGACGGCGACGGCTGGGCGTACCGCCGGTTCGGCCGCTGGTCGCCGGTGCGCGACGACGAGCCGGTGGTGCACGTCTGCTTCCACGAGGCGGCGGCGTACGCGGCCTGGGCCGGCAAGCGGCTGCCCACCGAGGCGGAGTGGGAGAAGGCGGCCCGCTGGGACCCGGCGACCGGCCGGTCCCGCCGCTACCCGTGGGGCGACGAGGACCCGACCGGCGCGCACGCGAACCTGGGGCAGCGGCACCTGTGGCCGGCGCCGGTGGGCGCGTACCCGGACGGCGCCTCCCCGCTCGGCGTGCACCAGCTCATCGGCGACGTCTGGGAGTGGACCTCGACGCCCTTCCGGGGCCACCCGGGCTTCGTGGCGTTCCCCTACCCGGAATACTCGGAGGTCTTCTTCGGCGACGACCACCGGGTGCTGCGCGGCGGCTCGTTCGGCACCGACCGGTCGGCCTGCCGGGGCACCTTCCGCAACTGGGACTACCCGATCCGGCGGCAGATCTTCAGCGGTTTCCGCTGCGCCCGCGACGCCCGGCCCGAGGAGGCGGCGTGA